Proteins co-encoded in one alpha proteobacterium HIMB5 genomic window:
- a CDS encoding cysteine desulfurase-like protein, SufS family (PFAM: Aminotransferase class-V~TIGRFAM: cysteine desulfurases, SufSfamily), giving the protein MNIKNIKKEFPIFDEKIQNNDLVYLDSANSSQKPKIVLDRINEFYSKQFSNVGRSVHYLAVAATNLYENTRTSVQKYINAKDKNEIVFTKGATEALNLVANTLGQTVLEPGDEVIITELEHHSNYVPWHFLRKSKNIKINFAEINEDGEVPIENIEKLITDKTKVISITHLSNVTGAILPIKEITQLAHSKGIIVVVDGCQGAPHLKLDMQDLDCDFYAISCHKMYGPTGLGVLYGKKKWLEQLPPYQGGGGMIREVKKDRITYGDLPNKYEAGTMATAQVIAFDQSIKFLEAIGIENIMKHEKELVEYGQEILKKNNSVKLLGNPKNRGGVLSFTIEGVHPHDIATILDEDGVAIRAGHHCCQVLHDKLEIPASARASLGVYNTKDDLDKLNEAINNCKKVFNI; this is encoded by the coding sequence ATGAATATTAAGAATATTAAAAAAGAGTTTCCAATTTTTGACGAAAAAATTCAAAATAATGATCTCGTTTATTTAGATAGCGCAAACTCTTCTCAAAAACCAAAAATAGTATTGGATCGAATTAATGAATTTTATTCAAAGCAATTTTCAAATGTGGGAAGGAGTGTTCATTATTTAGCTGTTGCAGCTACGAATTTGTATGAAAATACAAGGACTTCTGTCCAAAAGTACATAAATGCTAAAGATAAAAATGAAATTGTATTCACTAAAGGAGCTACAGAGGCGCTAAATTTAGTTGCTAATACATTGGGTCAAACAGTATTAGAACCTGGAGATGAGGTAATTATTACTGAATTAGAACATCATTCAAATTATGTTCCTTGGCATTTTTTAAGAAAATCAAAAAATATAAAAATTAATTTTGCTGAAATAAATGAAGATGGAGAAGTCCCAATAGAAAATATTGAAAAATTAATTACTGATAAAACAAAAGTAATTTCAATTACTCATTTGTCTAATGTAACAGGCGCAATACTCCCAATTAAGGAGATAACTCAATTAGCTCATTCGAAAGGCATTATTGTTGTGGTTGATGGTTGTCAGGGCGCTCCTCATTTAAAATTAGATATGCAAGATCTGGATTGTGATTTTTATGCAATTTCATGTCATAAAATGTATGGACCAACTGGTCTAGGTGTTTTGTATGGTAAAAAAAAATGGTTAGAACAATTACCTCCTTATCAAGGTGGTGGTGGAATGATTAGAGAAGTTAAGAAAGATAGAATTACGTATGGAGATTTACCAAATAAGTATGAAGCAGGCACAATGGCCACTGCCCAAGTGATAGCATTTGATCAGTCAATAAAATTTCTTGAAGCAATAGGCATTGAGAACATCATGAAACATGAAAAGGAATTAGTTGAATATGGACAAGAAATATTAAAAAAAAATAATTCAGTGAAGTTATTAGGTAACCCAAAGAATAGAGGAGGTGTACTTTCATTTACTATCGAAGGAGTACATCCACATGATATAGCAACAATATTAGATGAAGATGGTGTTGCTATAAGAGCTGGACATCATTGTTGTCAGGTTCTTCATGACAAATTAGAGATACCGGCAAGTGCAAGAGCTTCTTTGGGTGTTTATAACACCAAAGATGATTTAGATAAATTAAATGAAGCTATAAATAATTGTAAAAAGGTTTTTAATATATAA
- a CDS encoding SUF system FeS assembly protein, NifU family (PFAM: NifU-like N terminal domain~TIGRFAM: SUF system FeS assembly protein, NifU family): protein MNLKELYQEIILDHGKNPRNLRKTENFNKDAKGNNPLCGDNVHVYLKLNENKKVEDISFEGSGCAISMASASIMTDLVKGKEEVEVKEIVEDFLGMIKENPDLKSDKLKEDEKTKLMCLSGVKQYPMRVKCATLSWHTLVSAIDNKQEEINTEN from the coding sequence ATGAATTTAAAAGAATTATATCAAGAAATAATTTTAGATCATGGGAAGAATCCAAGAAACTTAAGAAAGACAGAAAATTTCAACAAAGATGCGAAAGGAAACAATCCATTGTGTGGAGACAATGTCCATGTTTATTTGAAATTAAATGAAAATAAAAAAGTTGAGGATATTTCTTTTGAGGGGAGTGGTTGTGCTATTTCAATGGCTTCAGCATCAATTATGACTGATCTAGTTAAAGGAAAAGAAGAAGTTGAAGTTAAAGAGATAGTTGAAGATTTCTTAGGAATGATAAAAGAAAATCCTGATTTAAAATCAGACAAGCTTAAAGAAGATGAAAAAACAAAGTTAATGTGTTTGTCAGGAGTTAAACAATATCCAATGAGAGTTAAATGTGCAACTTTATCATGGCATACACTTGTTTCAGCAATTGACAATAAACAAGAAGAAATAAATACTGAAAATTAA
- a CDS encoding hypothetical protein (PFAM: Domain of unknown function DUF59~TIGRFAM: FeS assembly SUF system protein), which yields MNIKEKIIEEIRKIYDPELPVNIYELGLIYDIQVEEKKAKIKMTLTTPNCPVAESLPKEVKDGAMQVEEIEDVDLELVWDPPWTKDMMSEAAKLELNL from the coding sequence ATGAATATAAAAGAAAAAATTATAGAAGAAATTAGAAAAATTTATGATCCTGAATTACCTGTAAATATTTATGAACTTGGATTAATCTATGACATTCAAGTTGAAGAGAAGAAAGCAAAAATTAAAATGACATTAACTACCCCTAATTGCCCTGTAGCTGAAAGTCTACCGAAAGAAGTAAAAGATGGAGCAATGCAAGTAGAAGAAATAGAAGATGTTGATCTTGAGTTAGTATGGGATCCACCCTGGACAAAAGATATGATGTCAGAAGCTGCTAAACTGGAGTTAAATTTATAA
- a CDS encoding Iron-sulfur cluster assembly accessory protein (PFAM: Iron-sulphur cluster biosynthesis~TIGRFAM: FeS assembly scaffold SufA; Iron-sulfur cluster assembly accessory protein), which translates to MTQIIKLSDNAADRIKEIMSDAEKDALGVRVSVKSGGCAGMSYVMEYTKEANPADEIVEEKGVKVFIDPAAVLYLLGTEMDYKKEEFSSSFVFNNPNETERCGCGESFKV; encoded by the coding sequence ATGACGCAAATCATCAAACTAAGTGATAACGCAGCGGATAGAATAAAAGAAATTATGTCTGATGCTGAAAAAGATGCTTTAGGAGTTAGAGTTTCAGTAAAGTCAGGTGGTTGTGCAGGAATGTCTTATGTGATGGAATATACTAAGGAAGCTAATCCGGCAGATGAAATTGTAGAAGAAAAAGGTGTTAAAGTTTTTATAGACCCTGCAGCTGTACTGTATCTTTTAGGAACAGAAATGGACTATAAAAAAGAGGAATTTTCCTCGTCTTTTGTATTTAATAATCCAAATGAAACCGAAAGATGCGGTTGTGGAGAGTCTTTTAAGGTCTAA
- a CDS encoding L-glutamine synthetase (PFAM: Glutamine synthetase, catalytic domain; Glutamine synthetase, beta-Grasp domain~TIGRFAM: glutamine synthetase, type I) yields MSASNVLKFIKEKEAEFVDLRFTDPRGKLQHLTMDAGIVDEDMINEGVFFDGSSIAGWKAINESDMILKPDTSRMFMDPFTSHNTVVLFCDILDAIKKTPYERDPRGVAKKAEEYLKASGIGDKAFFGPEPEFFVFDDVRIKNDMNEAGFKIDSKEGPYNSGKEYENGNMGHRPGVKGGYFPVPPVDSEQDMRGEYLKSLKDVGIKVEKHHHEVAPSQHELGMYFGTLVDQADNVQLYKYVVQMVTHSFGKTATFMPKPVAGDNGSGMHIHQSIWKGDTPVFSGDAYSGLSETALHYIGGILKHAKAINAFANSTTNSYKRLIPGFEAPVLLAYSARNRSASCRIPITLSKKGARCEIRFPDAAGNPYLTFAAMLMAGLDGIKNKIHPGESFDKDLYELPAEEVNKIPTVCGSLREAMESLDKDREFLTQGGVFTDDQIDAYIALKFEEIHKFEHAPHPVEFEMYYSS; encoded by the coding sequence ATGAGTGCAAGTAATGTTTTAAAATTTATTAAAGAAAAAGAAGCTGAATTTGTTGATCTAAGATTTACTGATCCAAGAGGAAAACTACAACACCTAACAATGGATGCTGGAATTGTTGATGAGGATATGATCAATGAGGGTGTGTTTTTTGATGGTTCATCAATTGCGGGTTGGAAAGCAATTAACGAGTCAGACATGATTTTAAAACCAGATACTTCTAGAATGTTTATGGATCCTTTTACATCACATAATACTGTCGTATTATTTTGTGACATCTTGGATGCGATAAAGAAAACTCCTTATGAAAGAGATCCAAGAGGTGTAGCTAAAAAAGCTGAAGAATACCTTAAAGCTTCAGGTATAGGTGATAAAGCATTCTTTGGTCCAGAACCAGAATTTTTTGTTTTTGATGATGTAAGAATCAAAAACGACATGAACGAAGCTGGATTCAAAATTGACAGTAAAGAAGGTCCTTATAATTCTGGTAAAGAATATGAAAATGGAAATATGGGGCATAGACCTGGTGTTAAAGGTGGATACTTCCCTGTTCCTCCTGTTGATAGTGAACAAGACATGAGAGGTGAATACCTAAAAAGTTTAAAAGATGTTGGAATAAAAGTTGAAAAACATCACCACGAAGTTGCTCCAAGTCAACATGAACTAGGTATGTATTTTGGAACATTGGTTGATCAAGCGGATAATGTTCAACTATATAAATATGTTGTGCAAATGGTAACTCACTCATTTGGAAAAACTGCAACATTTATGCCTAAGCCTGTTGCTGGAGATAATGGATCAGGCATGCATATTCACCAATCAATTTGGAAAGGTGATACTCCCGTGTTTTCTGGTGATGCGTACTCAGGATTATCAGAAACGGCATTGCATTATATTGGAGGAATTTTAAAACATGCTAAAGCCATTAATGCTTTTGCTAACTCAACAACAAACAGTTACAAAAGATTAATTCCAGGATTTGAAGCGCCAGTATTACTTGCTTACTCAGCAAGAAATAGATCTGCTTCATGTCGTATCCCAATTACATTAAGTAAAAAAGGTGCAAGATGTGAAATTAGATTTCCTGATGCGGCTGGAAATCCATATTTAACATTTGCAGCTATGTTAATGGCAGGATTAGATGGAATTAAAAATAAAATTCATCCAGGTGAATCTTTTGATAAAGATTTATATGAATTACCCGCTGAGGAAGTTAATAAAATTCCAACAGTTTGTGGATCGTTAAGAGAAGCAATGGAAAGTTTAGATAAAGATAGAGAATTTTTAACTCAAGGTGGTGTATTCACTGATGATCAGATTGATGCTTATATCGCTTTGAAGTTTGAGGAAATTCACAAGTTTGAACACGCACCTCATCCTGTAGAGTTTGAGATGTACTACAGTAGTTAA
- a CDS encoding proline--tRNA ligase editing protein (PFAM: YbaK / prolyl-tRNA synthetases associated domain~TIGRFAM: ybaK/ebsC protein), whose amino-acid sequence MNAILDKEPVKRAEKSLKKFDEKLEVIYLEQSARTAQDAATALGCEVGAIVKSLFFKAGDRFILVLVAGNKRCSLNKLKKILNEKDVSMASPQEVKDNTGFTIGGVSPVGHLKECDIYVDISLERFSDLFGAAGHPNVVFKINYNDLLKMTKGHPKDIVE is encoded by the coding sequence ATGAATGCAATTTTAGACAAAGAACCCGTAAAAAGAGCAGAAAAATCGCTCAAAAAGTTTGACGAAAAATTAGAGGTAATTTATCTTGAACAATCAGCACGAACAGCTCAAGATGCGGCTACAGCTTTAGGTTGTGAAGTTGGAGCGATAGTAAAAAGTTTATTCTTTAAGGCAGGAGATAGATTCATTCTTGTTTTAGTAGCTGGAAACAAAAGGTGCTCTTTAAATAAACTTAAAAAAATTCTTAATGAAAAAGATGTTTCAATGGCATCCCCACAAGAAGTTAAAGATAACACTGGCTTTACAATTGGTGGCGTGTCACCAGTAGGCCACCTTAAAGAATGTGATATTTACGTAGATATAAGTCTGGAGAGATTTTCTGACTTATTTGGTGCAGCAGGGCATCCAAATGTAGTATTTAAAATTAATTATAATGATTTACTAAAAATGACTAAAGGTCATCCAAAAGATATAGTTGAATGA
- a CDS encoding EamA-like family transporter (PFAM: EamA-like transporter family): MREPKLIDYSLLTLLAIIWASAFFNIKIATYSFGPVTIAFLRVFFGALPVLLICYLKKIKIEAFSKDWHWFALIGFINLVAPFFLIAYGVKSVQSNLAAILMSTTTLSSTVLGHFYTKNERFNLTRTIGILIGFSGIVYLFSDNFLINENNFGSALLILLGSTCYVVGGVLTLKISKKKNENVTGSILIWAIIILIPLVSFIEQPWNTVPRLDSTISVIYLGLVSTGIAWLLRFRILTTNGLIFQSQVSYLIPIFGVILSYIFLREIITTKVLISLIAVIIGIYFVKKAGLNK, translated from the coding sequence ATGAGAGAGCCAAAATTAATTGATTATAGTCTATTAACATTACTTGCAATAATTTGGGCATCTGCTTTTTTTAATATTAAAATAGCGACTTATTCATTTGGACCAGTAACAATTGCTTTTTTAAGAGTTTTTTTTGGGGCACTCCCAGTTTTGTTAATTTGTTATTTAAAGAAAATAAAAATTGAAGCTTTTTCAAAGGATTGGCATTGGTTTGCATTAATTGGATTTATAAACTTAGTAGCGCCATTCTTTTTGATAGCATATGGGGTAAAGTCAGTTCAAAGTAATTTAGCTGCTATTTTAATGTCTACAACAACTTTGAGTTCTACAGTGCTAGGTCATTTTTATACAAAAAATGAAAGATTTAATCTAACTAGAACTATTGGAATTTTAATTGGATTTTCGGGTATTGTATATTTGTTTTCTGATAATTTTTTAATTAATGAAAATAATTTTGGTTCAGCATTATTAATTTTATTGGGCTCTACTTGTTATGTTGTTGGTGGTGTGCTTACTTTAAAAATAAGTAAAAAGAAAAATGAAAATGTAACAGGTTCAATTTTAATTTGGGCTATAATAATTTTAATTCCTTTGGTAAGTTTTATTGAACAGCCTTGGAATACAGTTCCACGATTAGACTCAACTATTTCTGTTATTTATTTAGGTTTAGTTTCAACAGGAATTGCTTGGTTATTAAGATTTAGAATTTTAACTACAAATGGATTAATTTTTCAATCACAAGTATCTTATTTAATTCCAATATTTGGAGTAATCCTTAGTTACATATTTTTAAGAGAAATTATTACAACAAAAGTTTTAATTTCTTTAATTGCTGTGATAATTGGAATTTACTTTGTAAAAAAAGCTGGGTTGAACAAATAA
- a CDS encoding glycosyltransferase group 2 (PFAM: Glycosyl transferase family 2), which yields MKNLENLTVIIVTYLTQKKMIMDCVKSISKDVKIKIIENSSNFEFKNEIINDFSNVEILCTGENLGYGNGNNYGLKVTKTDYALILNPDLICDENFFSNLDQIIQNNNNFSIIGCQYLHDKIFMPAGFFNPKKNKEFVKKFKSNNISTLEKVEWVTGCSMLINLKKFNDKEIFDKNFFLYFEEFDLCKSVINKSENVFTSKDLKIHHLGFQSSLGKNLENEKRANRIREWHWMWSSFYFYKKNYGYMNALLKMSGKFIKSFLKLIYFSLTFQKQKKEKYIYRFLGIFNSMIGNPSSFRDK from the coding sequence ATGAAAAACCTTGAAAATTTAACTGTAATAATTGTTACCTATTTAACTCAAAAAAAAATGATTATGGATTGTGTTAAATCCATAAGTAAAGATGTTAAAATAAAAATTATAGAAAACTCCTCAAATTTTGAATTTAAAAATGAAATCATTAATGATTTTTCAAATGTTGAAATTCTCTGCACTGGTGAAAATTTAGGTTATGGTAACGGAAACAATTATGGCCTGAAAGTTACAAAAACAGATTACGCTCTAATTTTAAATCCTGACTTAATTTGCGATGAAAACTTTTTTTCTAATTTGGATCAGATAATTCAAAATAATAACAATTTTTCAATTATTGGATGTCAATATTTACATGATAAAATTTTTATGCCAGCTGGATTTTTTAATCCAAAAAAAAATAAAGAATTTGTTAAAAAATTTAAGTCAAATAATATCTCAACCTTAGAGAAAGTTGAATGGGTAACTGGTTGTTCAATGTTAATAAATCTTAAAAAATTTAATGATAAAGAAATTTTTGATAAAAATTTCTTCTTATATTTTGAAGAGTTTGATCTTTGTAAATCTGTAATAAATAAAAGTGAAAATGTTTTTACCTCAAAAGATTTAAAAATTCATCATTTGGGGTTTCAAAGCTCTTTAGGAAAAAATTTAGAAAATGAAAAAAGAGCTAATCGTATTAGAGAGTGGCATTGGATGTGGTCAAGTTTTTATTTTTATAAAAAAAATTATGGTTATATGAATGCATTACTTAAAATGTCAGGTAAATTTATTAAATCATTTTTAAAACTTATTTATTTTTCTTTAACTTTTCAAAAACAAAAAAAAGAGAAATATATCTATAGATTTCTTGGAATATTCAATTCAATGATTGGAAATCCGTCATCATTTAGAGATAAGTAA
- a CDS encoding Homocysteine S-methyltransferase (PFAM: Homocysteine S-methyltransferase): protein MDINFFKKVRILDGGMGQELLARGMEPNGTLWSTNALINEKYHKLILDIHSDFIKSGAEAIITATFTTRKTRLKDNNIENRFEELNIKAGEIAQEVKKIYPNVLIGGGLPPQNLTYEEDLRNEEEIKSNFNEQAKILNPYVDFFYFDVLSSIKEFKCGIEAIKEFKKPYLLGIHISEGTTLPSGEKISNIKDIIDHNSLGVMLSCVSPENFEINFDEIKSLGVPFGFKFNAFERTKTKNGYTANYSKSGGNPNQFLGQRRDLTPKKMSEIAKRFMDKGATILGGCCETRPAHIQELSNLKR from the coding sequence ATGGATATAAATTTTTTTAAAAAAGTAAGAATTCTAGATGGAGGGATGGGTCAAGAATTATTGGCAAGAGGAATGGAGCCCAATGGAACGTTGTGGAGCACAAATGCATTAATCAATGAAAAGTATCACAAACTAATTTTAGATATCCATTCAGATTTCATTAAATCAGGCGCTGAAGCAATTATTACTGCAACATTCACTACCAGAAAAACAAGATTAAAAGATAATAATATAGAGAATAGGTTTGAAGAGTTGAATATTAAAGCTGGAGAGATAGCACAAGAAGTAAAAAAAATTTATCCAAATGTGCTAATTGGTGGTGGTTTGCCTCCACAAAATCTTACTTATGAAGAAGATTTAAGAAATGAGGAAGAGATAAAAAGTAATTTTAATGAACAGGCAAAGATTTTAAATCCATATGTTGATTTTTTTTATTTTGATGTACTTAGTAGCATTAAAGAATTTAAATGTGGTATCGAAGCAATAAAAGAGTTTAAAAAACCCTATTTACTTGGAATTCACATTTCAGAAGGAACTACCCTTCCAAGTGGAGAAAAAATTTCTAATATCAAAGATATTATTGATCATAATTCTTTAGGCGTAATGCTATCTTGTGTTTCACCTGAAAATTTTGAAATTAATTTTGATGAAATTAAAAGCTTAGGTGTACCGTTTGGTTTTAAATTTAATGCATTCGAAAGGACAAAAACAAAAAATGGTTACACAGCTAATTATTCAAAGTCCGGGGGAAATCCAAATCAGTTTTTAGGTCAAAGACGTGACCTAACTCCAAAAAAAATGTCTGAAATTGCTAAAAGATTCATGGATAAAGGCGCAACTATTTTAGGTGGATGTTGCGAAACTAGACCGGCTCATATACAAGAATTATCAAATCTAAAGAGATAG
- a CDS encoding Sulfite exporter TauE/SafE (PFAM: Sulfite exporter TauE/SafE) — translation MFILSILFFVTAILYSSVGFGGGSTYLALLLIWDVPYYIFPVIALFCNVIVVSGNSINYVRAGNLNLKLIIPYLIGSIPFAFLGGSINIDKYIFEILLFFVLSVAGILLLINSNSFKSENIKINEINNFISIIIGSILGFVSGIVGIGGGIFLSPILFLIKAGYPKQIATTASLFILINSISGILGQLTKENVINEILNYWPLFIVVLLGGQLGNFLNLRFLSNKILAVMTSLLVIFVAIRLGLRLLS, via the coding sequence ATGTTTATACTATCTATATTATTCTTTGTAACTGCAATTTTATATTCGAGTGTTGGCTTCGGTGGTGGTTCAACATATTTAGCACTTCTACTTATTTGGGATGTTCCTTATTATATCTTTCCTGTAATAGCATTGTTTTGTAACGTTATCGTTGTTTCCGGAAACTCAATTAATTATGTGCGGGCTGGTAATCTTAATCTAAAATTGATAATTCCTTATTTAATTGGTTCTATTCCGTTTGCTTTCTTAGGTGGTTCAATAAATATTGATAAATACATTTTTGAAATTTTATTATTTTTCGTATTAAGTGTTGCTGGGATATTATTATTAATAAACAGTAATTCTTTTAAGTCTGAAAATATAAAAATAAATGAGATCAATAACTTCATTTCTATAATAATTGGTTCAATCCTTGGGTTTGTTTCAGGAATAGTCGGTATAGGAGGTGGAATTTTTTTAAGCCCAATACTTTTTTTAATTAAAGCTGGCTATCCAAAACAAATTGCAACAACAGCATCTCTTTTTATTTTAATAAATTCTATTTCAGGAATATTAGGTCAATTAACAAAGGAAAACGTTATAAATGAAATTTTAAATTACTGGCCTCTTTTTATTGTCGTTTTACTAGGTGGTCAACTTGGAAACTTCTTAAATCTTAGATTTTTATCCAATAAAATTCTTGCTGTAATGACCTCTCTATTAGTTATATTTGTGGCAATTAGATTGGGTTTAAGATTATTAAGTTAA
- a CDS encoding molybdenum cofactor synthesis domain protein (PFAM: Probable molybdopterin binding domain~TIGRFAM: molybdenum cofactor biosynthesis protein B, proteobacterial; molybdenum cofactor synthesis domain protein) has product MKVNIALLTVTDTRTFENDKSGGILVKKIEEASHNLADRKICKDNKEDIKSIINEWLKEKDIDVIITTGGTGLTGRDITPEALNDIADKHIPGFGEMFRYISIKSVGTSSIQSRACAVLAKGKYVFALPGSSGGVTDAWDEILKYQLDINHKPCNFVELFPRLKEK; this is encoded by the coding sequence ATGAAAGTTAACATAGCATTATTAACAGTTACAGACACAAGAACTTTTGAAAATGATAAATCGGGCGGAATACTTGTAAAAAAAATTGAAGAAGCAAGTCACAACCTAGCTGACAGAAAAATTTGCAAAGATAATAAAGAAGATATTAAATCAATAATAAATGAGTGGTTAAAAGAAAAAGATATTGATGTAATTATAACAACTGGTGGCACAGGTCTTACAGGAAGAGATATAACGCCTGAAGCTTTAAATGATATTGCAGACAAACATATACCGGGATTTGGTGAGATGTTTAGATACATAAGTATTAAATCTGTGGGAACTTCATCTATTCAATCAAGAGCCTGTGCTGTATTAGCTAAAGGTAAATATGTATTTGCTTTACCAGGTTCATCGGGTGGAGTTACTGATGCATGGGATGAGATATTAAAATATCAATTAGACATTAATCATAAGCCTTGCAATTTTGTTGAATTATTCCCTAGATTAAAAGAGAAATAA
- a CDS encoding SNARE-like domain protein (PFAM: SNARE associated Golgi protein), giving the protein MIIGYLSLFTISFLAATILPLSSELMLASMLSIEGYNRTLLIIFSSLGNILGSVFNWVLGFYFIKLQNKKWFPFKEKQISKSSLWFEKYGKWSLFFAWVPVIGDPLTFVAGTMKTKILTFIILVSLGKIARYLFISLLI; this is encoded by the coding sequence GTGATAATTGGTTATCTTAGTTTATTTACTATATCATTTTTAGCAGCAACTATATTACCTCTCTCTTCAGAATTAATGTTAGCTTCAATGCTATCTATTGAAGGTTACAATCGAACTTTGTTAATTATATTTTCAAGCTTAGGAAATATTCTTGGATCAGTATTCAACTGGGTTTTAGGTTTTTACTTTATAAAGTTACAAAATAAAAAATGGTTTCCTTTTAAAGAAAAACAAATTTCAAAGTCCTCTCTATGGTTTGAAAAATATGGAAAGTGGTCTTTGTTTTTTGCATGGGTTCCAGTAATTGGTGATCCACTTACATTTGTAGCTGGAACAATGAAAACGAAAATTTTAACTTTTATAATTCTTGTAAGTCTTGGAAAAATTGCCAGGTATCTATTTATTTCTCTTTTAATCTAG
- a CDS encoding hypothetical protein (PFAM: conserved hypothetical protein), with translation MDENTKKELQSAAFERLIDHLRDRKDVQNIDLMNLAGFCRNCLSKWYREEAEKKGITISDPDAREHVYGMPYSEWKEKYQK, from the coding sequence ATGGACGAGAATACAAAAAAAGAACTTCAATCAGCTGCTTTTGAAAGATTGATAGATCACTTAAGAGATAGAAAAGATGTTCAAAATATAGATCTAATGAACCTTGCAGGCTTTTGTCGAAATTGTTTATCAAAATGGTACCGAGAAGAAGCAGAAAAAAAAGGTATCACTATTTCAGATCCAGATGCTAGAGAACATGTTTATGGAATGCCTTACTCTGAGTGGAAAGAGAAATATCAAAAGTAA
- a CDS encoding Carbon monoxide dehydrogenase subunit G (CoxG) (PFAM: Carbon monoxide dehydrogenase subunit G (CoxG)), translated as MKLSGSYQINLPKEKVWEALNNPEILKQAIPGCEEFTKNSDTEFTAKATNKIGPFNASFTGDVELKDLNPPNSYKISGSGNSPVGFASGEASVKLEDENGGTKLIYEVEANVGGKIAQVGARLIDMTAKKMADIFFGKFSELITPPDNEASENQKKSDEKNSTDSSKQKSSNQKIYVYAGIGLAVAIIAYLIF; from the coding sequence ATGAAACTTTCTGGATCTTATCAAATTAATTTACCTAAAGAAAAAGTATGGGAAGCTTTAAATAATCCAGAAATATTAAAACAAGCTATACCAGGATGTGAAGAGTTTACAAAAAACTCTGACACAGAATTTACAGCAAAAGCTACAAATAAAATTGGTCCTTTTAATGCCAGCTTTACTGGAGATGTAGAACTTAAAGATTTAAATCCACCAAATAGTTACAAAATTTCAGGATCTGGAAATTCTCCAGTTGGTTTTGCGTCAGGAGAAGCAAGTGTGAAGTTAGAGGATGAGAATGGAGGTACAAAATTAATTTATGAGGTAGAGGCAAATGTTGGTGGAAAGATTGCACAAGTAGGTGCAAGATTGATTGATATGACTGCAAAAAAAATGGCTGATATCTTTTTTGGTAAATTTTCAGAACTTATTACACCCCCAGATAATGAAGCGAGTGAAAATCAAAAAAAATCTGATGAAAAAAATTCAACAGATTCATCCAAACAAAAATCATCAAACCAAAAAATATATGTTTATGCTGGTATAGGTTTGGCTGTGGCAATTATCGCTTATCTAATTTTCTAA